A region from the Paraburkholderia youngii genome encodes:
- the ehuA gene encoding ectoine/hydroxyectoine ABC transporter ATP-binding protein EhuA, translated as MNTARVTDLLSASGIAPASLSSERTATPAGTQARRDQSPANKPLIRLDRITKRYGALTVLDELSLDVMPGEKLALIGPSGSGKTTILRILMTLETIDGGHIEVDGEQLFHMPRGGQMVPANERHLQKMREKIGMVFQHFNLFPHKSVLDNVTLAPMLTKGESRESAEKRALELLDMVGMADKAKSRPAQLSGGQKQRVAIARALALAPRIMLFDEVTSALDPELVEEVLNVMQRLARETDMTMLLVTHEMGFAHDFADRVLFFDRGRIVEEGKPEDIFTHPVHERTQTFLRKILAAGHRI; from the coding sequence ATGAACACTGCGCGAGTTACCGATCTACTGAGCGCTTCAGGCATCGCCCCGGCAAGTCTTTCCTCCGAACGCACGGCCACGCCCGCAGGCACTCAGGCGCGCCGTGACCAAAGCCCCGCGAATAAGCCATTGATCCGACTCGACCGGATCACGAAACGATATGGCGCGCTGACCGTGCTCGACGAACTATCGCTCGACGTGATGCCCGGCGAGAAACTGGCGCTGATCGGTCCGTCGGGATCGGGCAAGACGACGATCCTGCGCATCCTGATGACGCTCGAGACGATCGATGGCGGCCATATCGAGGTGGACGGCGAACAACTGTTTCATATGCCGCGCGGCGGCCAGATGGTGCCCGCGAACGAAAGGCATCTGCAGAAGATGCGCGAGAAGATCGGCATGGTGTTTCAGCACTTCAATCTGTTTCCGCACAAGAGCGTGCTCGACAACGTGACGCTCGCCCCAATGCTGACGAAGGGCGAGAGCCGCGAGTCGGCGGAGAAACGCGCGCTAGAGCTGCTCGACATGGTCGGCATGGCCGACAAGGCGAAAAGCCGTCCCGCGCAACTGTCGGGCGGCCAGAAGCAGCGCGTGGCGATCGCGCGGGCGCTCGCACTCGCGCCGCGAATCATGCTGTTCGACGAAGTGACGTCCGCGCTCGACCCCGAACTCGTCGAGGAAGTCCTGAACGTGATGCAGCGGCTCGCGCGCGAAACCGATATGACGATGCTGCTCGTCACGCACGAAATGGGCTTCGCGCACGATTTCGCCGACCGCGTGCTGTTCTTCGATCGCGGCAGGATCGTCGAGGAAGGCAAGCCCGAGGACATCTTCACTCATCCCGTGCATGAGCGGACCCAGACCTTCCTGCGCAAGATCCTCGCCGCGGGGCATCGAATCTGA
- the ehuB gene encoding ectoine/hydroxyectoine ABC transporter substrate-binding protein EhuB produces MKLKGILIAGGLSLLTLASLAYAADDKLTQLRQQGFARIAIANEPPFTAVGADGKVTGAAPDVARAGFKKLGVNDVVASVSEYGAMIPGLAAGRHDAIAAGLFMTPQRCAAVAYSQPVLCAVEAFAVKKGNTKSIKTYEEIAKDPKAVIGVEGGTTEQKLATAANIPTDRVIIVPDGQSGLKMLQDGRIDAFALPLLSITDLLSKAKDPNLDSIAPVQNTPVQCDGVAFRKQDTALRDAFDVELKKMKDSGEFAKIVEPYGFSAKAAMSASREQLCTAKN; encoded by the coding sequence ATGAAGCTGAAGGGGATTCTGATTGCGGGAGGGTTGTCTCTGCTGACGCTCGCGAGCCTCGCATATGCCGCCGACGACAAGCTCACGCAGCTGCGCCAGCAAGGTTTCGCGCGCATCGCGATCGCGAACGAACCGCCGTTCACCGCAGTCGGCGCGGACGGCAAAGTGACGGGCGCGGCGCCCGATGTCGCGCGCGCGGGGTTCAAGAAGCTGGGCGTCAACGACGTCGTCGCGTCGGTCTCCGAGTATGGCGCGATGATTCCGGGCCTCGCGGCCGGGCGGCATGACGCGATTGCGGCGGGGCTGTTCATGACGCCGCAGCGTTGCGCGGCTGTCGCCTATTCGCAGCCGGTGCTGTGCGCGGTCGAAGCGTTCGCGGTCAAGAAAGGCAATACGAAGAGCATCAAGACCTACGAGGAAATCGCGAAAGATCCGAAAGCTGTGATCGGTGTGGAAGGCGGCACGACCGAGCAGAAGCTCGCGACCGCCGCGAATATTCCGACCGATCGCGTGATCATCGTGCCGGACGGGCAAAGCGGTCTGAAGATGTTGCAGGACGGCCGCATCGACGCATTCGCGTTGCCGCTTCTTTCGATCACCGATCTGCTTTCAAAGGCGAAGGACCCGAACCTCGATTCGATCGCGCCGGTGCAGAACACGCCGGTGCAATGCGACGGCGTCGCGTTCCGCAAGCAGGACACCGCGCTGCGCGATGCGTTCGATGTCGAGCTGAAGAAGATGAAGGATTCCGGCGAGTTCGCGAAGATCGTCGAGCCCTATGGCTTCTCGGCGAAGGCGGCGATGTCGGCGAGCCGCGAACAACTGTGCACGGCGAAGAACTGA
- the eutA gene encoding ectoine utilization protein EutA, translating into MQITIRQFERAPNLIERAFEKRIGLVILATDHTSEPDFAALVASERIGIYVNRVPYANPVTPDNLRAMQPSLTAAAALILPDETLDVVMYSCTSASVMIGDAQIERAIHAAKPSARVVTPTNAAVTALDTLGARRISVLTPYTAETSGPMAEYFAAQGFAIDRFSCVGLTDDREMARISHDDIVAFAREATARDSDALFISCTAVRAARIIARIEEATAKPVVSSNLATAWMCLRLCGENDARPEQGRLMTLPLLMR; encoded by the coding sequence ATGCAAATAACTATTCGGCAGTTCGAGCGCGCGCCGAATTTGATCGAACGCGCTTTCGAAAAACGTATCGGCCTCGTGATTCTCGCGACCGATCACACCAGCGAGCCGGATTTCGCGGCACTCGTTGCGAGCGAGCGGATCGGCATCTACGTGAATCGCGTGCCGTATGCGAACCCGGTCACGCCCGACAATCTGCGCGCGATGCAACCGTCACTGACCGCGGCCGCGGCGCTGATCCTGCCCGACGAAACGCTCGACGTCGTGATGTATTCGTGCACGTCGGCATCCGTGATGATCGGTGATGCGCAGATCGAGCGCGCAATTCATGCAGCGAAGCCATCCGCCCGAGTGGTCACTCCAACGAATGCCGCGGTCACTGCGCTCGACACGCTCGGCGCGCGGCGTATCAGCGTGCTGACGCCGTACACCGCCGAAACGAGTGGGCCAATGGCGGAGTACTTTGCCGCACAAGGCTTCGCGATCGATCGCTTCTCTTGCGTCGGTTTGACCGACGACCGGGAGATGGCACGGATTTCGCACGACGATATCGTCGCCTTTGCGCGCGAAGCGACGGCGCGGGACTCCGACGCGTTGTTTATCTCATGCACCGCTGTGCGAGCCGCGCGGATCATCGCGCGAATCGAAGAGGCTACGGCCAAGCCGGTGGTCAGCAGCAATCTCGCGACCGCATGGATGTGTTTGCGGCTGTGCGGCGAGAACGACGCGAGGCCGGAGCAGGGGCGTTTGATGACGCTGCCGTTGCTGATGCGCTGA
- a CDS encoding extracellular catalytic domain type 2 short-chain-length polyhydroxyalkanoate depolymerase produces the protein MKAALCICITALSMPSAGCYAESASYPPLPALNIDISQTSVSGLSAGGFMAVQLAVAYSSIIKGVGVVAAGPYYCSRNSLLIATTRCSCTIRPASACRVSPDSTNVPRLVSMAKTFSASRLIDDVASIMGQRIVTISGAKDATVPAPIVAQLQAFYAALGVPAQNMTQIGIADAGHTMPTIDYGVACAKSESPFIGKCDVDGAKQILGWIYGPAPLAPPAAATPSGRFIRFDQSRYLPASQPASILRRTGMDATGWLYVPSTCNAGAPCRLQVALHGCRQGQAYVPLGSPTGLSYGTTFVRHAGYTQWADNNRIVVLYPQAVSIPITNPNGCWDWWGYTGRHFADQQGVQMRAIRNMIERLTSGASH, from the coding sequence GTGAAAGCAGCGCTCTGCATATGTATCACCGCTTTGTCGATGCCATCGGCAGGGTGTTACGCCGAATCGGCCAGCTATCCGCCATTGCCGGCGCTCAACATCGATATCTCGCAGACCTCCGTCTCCGGCCTCTCGGCGGGAGGGTTCATGGCGGTGCAACTGGCGGTCGCGTACTCGTCGATCATCAAGGGCGTGGGCGTCGTTGCGGCCGGTCCGTACTATTGCTCGCGAAACAGCCTTCTGATCGCCACCACCCGGTGCTCATGCACCATCCGACCGGCGAGCGCCTGCCGGGTCTCGCCTGACAGCACCAATGTGCCACGGCTCGTCTCGATGGCCAAAACGTTTTCGGCCAGTCGCCTGATCGACGATGTCGCCAGCATCATGGGCCAACGAATCGTCACGATATCGGGAGCGAAAGATGCGACCGTGCCTGCGCCCATCGTCGCCCAGTTGCAGGCGTTCTATGCGGCACTCGGCGTGCCGGCACAGAACATGACTCAAATCGGCATTGCCGATGCGGGCCACACGATGCCCACCATCGACTATGGCGTGGCCTGCGCAAAAAGCGAATCGCCTTTCATCGGCAAGTGCGATGTCGATGGCGCGAAGCAGATACTGGGCTGGATCTACGGACCTGCTCCGCTCGCGCCGCCTGCCGCGGCAACGCCATCGGGACGCTTCATCCGCTTCGATCAGAGCCGTTATCTACCGGCCAGCCAGCCAGCGAGCATTTTGCGCAGGACGGGCATGGACGCCACCGGATGGCTGTATGTACCGAGCACATGCAATGCCGGAGCACCGTGCCGGCTGCAAGTTGCGCTGCATGGCTGCCGGCAGGGGCAGGCGTATGTCCCGCTCGGCTCACCGACCGGGCTCTCCTACGGAACCACGTTCGTCCGGCACGCCGGCTATACGCAGTGGGCGGACAACAACCGGATCGTCGTGCTGTATCCGCAGGCGGTATCGATTCCAATAACCAACCCGAACGGATGCTGGGACTGGTGGGGATATACCGGCCGACATTTCGCCGATCAGCAAGGCGTTCAGATGCGCGCGATCCGCAACATGATCGAACGATTAACGTCGGGCGCAAGCCACTGA
- the ehuD gene encoding ectoine/hydroxyectoine ABC transporter permease subunit EhuD, whose product MEWDWSFVREILPLLLQGLEITVLATLLGAVVAAVVGMVIAILRLAPNRVVSRGTSAIASFIRGTPLLVQLYFVFYVLPDIGIRMPALAAGVLAIGVHYATYAAEVYRAGIESIPRGQWEAAKACNLSPAQTWQHVILPEAVPPMVPALANYLISMFKETPLLSAITVLELMNQAKIIANTDYRYLEPMTLVGVLFLIISLIAVACVRLLEKRFPAPGH is encoded by the coding sequence ATGGAATGGGACTGGAGCTTCGTGCGCGAGATTCTGCCGCTGCTGCTGCAAGGGTTGGAGATCACCGTGCTGGCTACCTTGCTGGGCGCGGTAGTGGCCGCCGTGGTCGGCATGGTGATAGCCATCTTGCGGCTCGCACCGAATCGCGTGGTGTCGCGCGGCACATCGGCGATTGCGAGCTTTATTCGCGGCACGCCGCTGCTGGTGCAGCTGTATTTCGTGTTCTACGTGCTGCCCGACATCGGCATCCGGATGCCGGCCCTCGCGGCCGGTGTGCTCGCAATCGGCGTGCATTACGCGACATATGCGGCCGAGGTCTATCGTGCCGGCATCGAAAGCATTCCGCGCGGGCAATGGGAGGCCGCGAAGGCCTGCAATCTGAGCCCCGCGCAAACCTGGCAGCACGTGATCCTGCCCGAAGCGGTGCCGCCGATGGTGCCGGCGCTCGCCAATTACCTGATCTCGATGTTCAAGGAAACGCCGTTGCTGTCGGCGATCACGGTCCTCGAATTGATGAATCAGGCGAAGATCATCGCGAATACGGATTACCGCTATCTGGAGCCGATGACGCTGGTCGGCGTGCTGTTCCTGATCATCAGCCTGATCGCGGTGGCCTGTGTGCGCCTCCTTGAAAAGCGTTTTCCGGCTCCGGGACATTGA
- the ehuC gene encoding ectoine/hydroxyectoine ABC transporter permease subunit EhuC has product MNHWSGYLELILQGARTTVELTLMGAVLALVMAFVAGLGRLSRFFVVRALATSYIEFFRGTSIFVQLFWAYFVLPMAGLTLTPLQAGVLALGLNVGAYGAELVRGAVAAIGHEQRSACIALNLSRYQRMRHVILPQALPLMLPTFGNNAIELLKGTAVVSLISLGDMTFQAQVVRSQTGNTLIPFATILALYFGMACLISFGMRKLESRMSFGLDRIRR; this is encoded by the coding sequence ATGAACCACTGGTCCGGTTATTTGGAGCTGATTTTGCAGGGGGCGCGGACAACCGTCGAACTGACGCTGATGGGCGCGGTACTCGCGCTCGTCATGGCGTTCGTCGCGGGGCTCGGGCGTCTGTCGCGCTTCTTCGTGGTGCGCGCGTTGGCCACGTCGTATATCGAGTTCTTTCGCGGCACGTCGATCTTCGTGCAGCTGTTCTGGGCGTACTTCGTGTTGCCGATGGCCGGCCTCACGCTGACGCCGCTGCAGGCCGGCGTGCTCGCGCTTGGGCTTAACGTCGGCGCGTACGGCGCCGAATTGGTGCGCGGCGCGGTCGCCGCGATCGGCCACGAGCAGCGCAGCGCCTGCATTGCGTTGAATCTTTCCCGCTATCAGCGCATGCGGCACGTGATCCTGCCACAGGCCTTGCCGCTGATGCTGCCCACCTTCGGCAACAACGCGATCGAGCTGCTGAAGGGCACGGCCGTCGTGTCGCTGATTTCGCTCGGCGACATGACCTTCCAGGCGCAAGTGGTGCGCTCGCAAACCGGCAATACGTTGATCCCGTTCGCGACGATTCTCGCGCTGTACTTCGGCATGGCCTGTCTGATCTCGTTCGGTATGCGCAAGCTGGAAAGCCGGATGAGTTTCGGTCTCGACCGCATCAGGAGATAG